The Paenibacillus uliginis N3/975 genome has a window encoding:
- a CDS encoding ABC transporter substrate-binding protein: MRIIIDIYKKSLVLLSVICLVVLTACSSKEVSQSSEVKSVDNKAAVAEGTRVVQTVNGEVEIPANPQRIVTQSGLLATLLALDVKPVGAESRDIKNPHIQALVEGVENIGEGTDYEKILELEPDLIITQIHDAGNYEKLSKIAPTVVYPYLTFKNVKEEVQEVGKLIGKEEQAKEWETQFDTRMAAARERAQAVVGDQTVSLIGAFEKDIYVYGDSLYRGGEALYQYLQLTPTDAIAKEVIGNPDEFLKISYEVLDDYAGDYIFVDESKGGSLNIKSPIWNNLKAVKNKQVLFPKPERFWPYDPISVANQAEEFADMLEGLKKK; the protein is encoded by the coding sequence GTGAGGATAATTATAGATATATATAAGAAGAGTTTGGTGCTCCTGTCTGTTATCTGTCTTGTCGTATTGACAGCCTGCAGCAGTAAAGAGGTTAGTCAAAGTTCAGAGGTTAAATCAGTAGACAATAAGGCTGCTGTTGCTGAAGGAACGCGTGTCGTACAGACGGTTAATGGAGAGGTGGAGATTCCAGCAAATCCTCAGCGGATTGTGACTCAATCTGGGCTATTAGCTACACTTCTGGCTTTGGATGTGAAGCCGGTTGGGGCAGAGAGTAGGGATATTAAAAATCCTCATATTCAAGCTTTAGTTGAAGGTGTAGAGAATATTGGTGAAGGAACAGATTATGAGAAAATTCTGGAGCTTGAACCAGACTTAATCATTACGCAAATTCATGATGCGGGCAATTATGAGAAGTTATCAAAAATTGCCCCAACCGTTGTATATCCATACTTAACGTTTAAGAATGTCAAAGAGGAAGTACAAGAAGTCGGGAAGCTCATTGGAAAAGAAGAGCAAGCGAAGGAATGGGAAACTCAGTTTGACACCAGGATGGCAGCGGCTAGAGAAAGAGCTCAGGCAGTCGTCGGGGATCAGACCGTATCACTGATCGGTGCGTTTGAGAAAGATATTTATGTATATGGAGATAGTTTGTATCGGGGTGGAGAAGCATTATATCAATATTTGCAACTAACACCGACAGATGCAATTGCTAAAGAGGTCATTGGCAATCCGGATGAATTCCTCAAAATCTCATATGAAGTGCTTGATGACTATGCAGGGGATTATATTTTTGTAGATGAGTCAAAAGGGGGAAGTTTAAATATCAAGAGCCCCATTTGGAACAACCTTAAGGCAGTCAAAAATAAGCAGGTGTTATTCCCAAAACCAGAACGCTTCTGGCCGTATGATCCCATTTCTGTGGCCAATCAAGCGGAGGAATTTGCCGATATGCTGGAAGGGCTTAAGAAGAAATAG
- a CDS encoding FecCD family ABC transporter permease, with translation MGMTAVKVDGTGIEAEEPKLRSRPIAATIIMIGGIVVLLFSIALSISFGAADIKLSVVWDSVLHFNPDLNDHQIIRELRMPRVLGAAMIGASFAVAGAIMQGMTRNPLADSGLLGLNSGAVLVMALCFAFFPGLPYTYLILFSFIGAAVGAGLVFGVGSMAKGGLTPLRLILAGAAVSALFSALSEGIALYFRIGQDLAFWYAGGVAGTKWEQLKIMIPWVGAAILGAIMLSRSITLLSLGEEIASGLGQKTKLVKLIATILVLILAGSAVSVVGAVGFVGLIIPHVTRYLVGVDYRYIIPCSAVLGGLLLLWADLIARMINPPYETPVGALIALIGVPFFLYLARKERRGL, from the coding sequence ATGGGAATGACTGCAGTGAAGGTAGATGGAACGGGGATTGAAGCAGAGGAACCTAAGCTCCGTTCACGTCCGATAGCCGCAACGATCATTATGATAGGTGGAATTGTCGTACTCCTATTTAGTATTGCTCTTTCAATCTCTTTTGGAGCAGCTGATATTAAATTGTCTGTCGTATGGGATTCTGTTCTTCATTTTAATCCGGATCTTAATGATCATCAGATTATCAGAGAATTGCGGATGCCAAGAGTACTAGGGGCAGCGATGATAGGTGCAAGCTTTGCGGTTGCAGGTGCCATTATGCAGGGTATGACAAGAAATCCGCTCGCTGATTCGGGGCTGCTCGGTTTGAATTCAGGTGCCGTATTGGTGATGGCGCTGTGCTTCGCCTTTTTTCCAGGGCTCCCGTATACGTATTTAATTCTATTTTCATTTATCGGAGCCGCAGTCGGAGCGGGACTTGTGTTTGGCGTTGGTTCCATGGCTAAGGGTGGTTTGACACCGCTGCGCCTCATACTTGCTGGTGCAGCAGTCAGTGCGTTGTTCAGTGCCTTAAGTGAAGGGATTGCTTTATATTTTCGGATCGGGCAGGATCTTGCCTTTTGGTATGCGGGCGGAGTAGCAGGGACGAAATGGGAGCAGTTGAAGATTATGATTCCGTGGGTTGGAGCTGCGATTCTTGGTGCCATTATGCTTTCCCGATCGATTACGCTGCTTAGTCTTGGTGAGGAGATTGCCTCGGGGTTAGGACAAAAAACAAAACTGGTTAAGCTTATAGCAACGATTCTGGTGCTGATACTAGCTGGATCGGCCGTTTCCGTTGTTGGTGCAGTCGGATTTGTCGGGCTTATCATTCCACATGTAACCCGATATTTAGTTGGGGTTGATTACCGCTACATTATTCCATGCTCTGCAGTCCTTGGAGGTCTATTGCTTCTGTGGGCCGATTTAATCGCCAGGATGATTAATCCGCCTTATGAAACACCGGTCGGTGCATTAATTGCTTTAATTGGGGTACCGTTCTTCCTCTACCTTGCTCGTAAAGAAAGGAGAGGATTATAA
- a CDS encoding FecCD family ABC transporter permease, translating into MELSDLSPAESRKRKRSITTLTVFMVLIVVAFIISVNTGHIRLTPIELIKTLFGGGTDKQELILFEFRLPRIIISVLVGASLAVSGCVMQGLSRNALADPGILGINAGAGLAVMLYVAFFPTETVGSVMLLPILAWLGAGFVAALIYVLSLKKGEGLSPTRLLLTGIAVAAGISAATIVLTIRFTPEQYQFVATWMAGSIWGSNWKFVGSLLPFVIILLPFVCYKARVLNVLSLGDQMTIGLGASVEKERLVLLAAAVGLAGSSVSVSGGIGFVGLIAPHLVRRLIGPQHQFLLPGSALAGALLVLVADTIGRWIIQPSEIPAGIVVAVIGAPYFLYLLARSKA; encoded by the coding sequence GTGGAATTATCTGATTTATCACCTGCCGAATCCAGGAAAAGAAAACGGAGCATAACGACGTTGACCGTCTTTATGGTTTTAATTGTTGTTGCCTTTATTATCAGTGTGAATACAGGGCATATCCGATTAACACCTATAGAGTTAATTAAAACGTTATTTGGTGGGGGTACGGATAAGCAAGAGCTGATTTTGTTTGAGTTCAGGCTTCCGCGTATTATCATTTCTGTTCTTGTCGGAGCTTCACTTGCGGTTTCTGGCTGCGTCATGCAGGGGCTTTCCCGAAATGCACTGGCAGACCCCGGAATTCTCGGAATTAATGCGGGAGCAGGGCTCGCCGTCATGCTTTACGTTGCTTTTTTCCCAACAGAAACGGTTGGTTCTGTGATGCTCCTGCCGATATTGGCCTGGTTGGGAGCTGGCTTTGTCGCTGCTTTAATTTATGTCCTATCGCTCAAAAAAGGAGAGGGCTTGTCACCTACCAGACTCTTATTAACGGGTATTGCTGTGGCTGCAGGTATTAGTGCGGCTACGATTGTGCTGACTATACGTTTCACTCCAGAGCAATATCAGTTTGTTGCAACATGGATGGCGGGAAGCATTTGGGGTTCAAACTGGAAATTCGTTGGTTCCCTGCTTCCGTTTGTTATTATTCTATTGCCATTTGTATGTTATAAAGCTCGCGTGTTGAATGTATTAAGCCTGGGCGATCAGATGACGATCGGACTAGGAGCTTCTGTGGAAAAAGAACGCTTGGTTCTTCTCGCAGCAGCGGTTGGATTAGCAGGCTCTTCTGTATCTGTTAGCGGTGGCATCGGGTTTGTCGGATTGATTGCCCCCCATCTTGTTCGCCGTCTGATCGGTCCGCAGCATCAATTCCTACTTCCAGGATCTGCTCTGGCAGGGGCGCTGCTCGTTCTGGTTGCGGATACCATTGGGCGCTGGATTATACAACCATCGGAAATTCCAGCAGGTATTGTTGTTGCTGTAATAGGAGCACCTTACTTCCTATACTTACTTGCTCGTTCAAAAGCTTGA
- a CDS encoding ABC transporter ATP-binding protein, which produces MLKQFFSYYQPYKWLFIADFTCAILAALLELVFPLAINRVIDDLLPSGNWNFIIWACVGLLGIYVLSSFLHYVVTYWGHMLGINIETDMRKKLFNHVQKLSFRFFDNNKTGHLVSRMTNDLMDIGEIAHHGPEDLFIAVMTLAGTFGLMLSINWKLAVLTFIIIPFLICLSIYFSRKMSRAFSQMFADIADFNARVENNVSGIRVVKAFANEDHEIDQFAVNNGRFRTTKLVTYKVMAWNSSISHLLMKVISIFVLGCGTWFVIQKQMTFGEFMAFVLLSNIFLTPIKQINSVIETYPKGIAGFRRYLELLNTAPDEEDVPDAIKVQHLEGDIEYEDVTFGYEGKGKVLNHINFSVKKGETVALVGPSGAGKTTICSLLPRFYDIDSGSIRIDGMDIKNMAIQSLRQQIGIVQQDVFLFDGSIRENIAYGKLDATEEEIWDAARRAQMEDLILGLPDGLNTLIGERGVKLSGGQKQRLSIARMFLKNPPILILDEATSALDTETEAAIQKALNELSQGRTTLVIAHRLATIKNADRILVITEEGIQEQGSHKELLEAGGTYSRLHHAQFHM; this is translated from the coding sequence ATGTTGAAGCAATTTTTTTCTTATTATCAGCCATATAAATGGTTGTTTATTGCAGATTTTACTTGCGCGATTTTAGCTGCTTTATTGGAGCTTGTTTTTCCTCTAGCGATAAATAGAGTGATTGATGACTTATTACCAAGCGGCAACTGGAATTTCATTATATGGGCGTGTGTCGGCTTACTTGGGATATATGTGCTTAGTTCTTTCCTGCATTATGTTGTTACCTATTGGGGACATATGCTGGGGATTAATATTGAGACAGATATGCGAAAAAAATTGTTCAACCATGTCCAGAAGCTGTCTTTTCGATTTTTTGACAATAACAAAACAGGGCATCTCGTTTCACGGATGACCAATGATTTAATGGATATTGGGGAAATTGCCCACCATGGCCCGGAAGATTTGTTTATTGCGGTGATGACCCTGGCTGGAACCTTTGGCTTAATGCTGTCGATTAATTGGAAGCTTGCCGTTCTGACATTCATTATTATTCCATTCTTGATTTGTTTATCTATTTATTTCAGCAGGAAAATGTCGCGGGCATTCAGCCAAATGTTTGCCGACATCGCCGATTTTAATGCCAGAGTTGAAAATAATGTGAGCGGAATTCGTGTCGTAAAAGCATTTGCTAACGAAGATCATGAAATTGATCAATTTGCTGTAAACAACGGGCGTTTCCGCACAACGAAGCTTGTTACTTATAAGGTGATGGCCTGGAACTCATCAATCAGCCATTTGCTGATGAAGGTTATATCGATTTTTGTACTAGGATGTGGTACGTGGTTTGTCATCCAAAAGCAAATGACGTTTGGTGAATTTATGGCTTTTGTACTCTTATCTAATATCTTTCTTACTCCGATTAAACAGATTAATTCGGTCATTGAAACTTATCCGAAAGGAATCGCTGGTTTCCGCCGTTATTTGGAACTGCTTAACACCGCACCGGATGAAGAGGATGTACCAGATGCTATTAAAGTTCAACATCTAGAGGGTGATATTGAGTATGAGGATGTTACGTTCGGTTATGAAGGCAAAGGAAAAGTGCTCAACCATATTAATTTTTCGGTCAAGAAAGGAGAGACGGTAGCCCTTGTTGGCCCATCGGGAGCTGGAAAAACGACAATCTGCAGTTTGCTACCAAGATTTTACGATATTGATTCAGGCAGCATAAGGATTGATGGCATGGATATTAAAAATATGGCTATTCAATCTTTGCGCCAGCAAATAGGGATCGTACAGCAGGATGTATTTCTATTTGATGGATCGATTCGAGAAAACATTGCCTATGGAAAGCTTGATGCGACAGAAGAGGAAATATGGGATGCTGCGAGACGGGCACAGATGGAAGATTTGATCCTCGGACTTCCAGACGGGTTGAATACATTAATTGGTGAACGTGGCGTCAAGTTATCCGGAGGACAGAAGCAGCGGCTTTCGATTGCTCGGATGTTCCTGAAAAACCCGCCAATTCTTATTCTGGATGAAGCAACATCTGCGCTGGATACGGAAACGGAGGCGGCGATTCAGAAAGCGTTAAATGAACTGTCTCAGGGACGGACTACGCTCGTGATTGCGCATCGCCTCGCTACGATAAAAAATGCAGATCGCATTCTAGTCATAACAGAAGAAGGTATTCAAGAGCAGGGATCACATAAGGAACTGCTTGAAGCAGGAGGCACATACAGCAGACTACACCATGCCCAATTCCACATGTAG
- a CDS encoding ABC transporter ATP-binding protein, translated as MADRLSTQDLTIGYGDQTIVDKLNLSVPNGKITALVGANGSGKSTILKTMARIMKPMSGGVMLDGQMIHTKSTKEVAKELAILPQNPTAPDGLTVYELVGYGRYPHQKGMGTMTKEDRKIIHWAIKVTGMTEFYDRAVDQLSGGQRQRAWIAMALAQQTSILFLDEPTTFLDMAHQLEVLKLLQKLNREEQRTIIMVVHDLNHAARFAHHMVAIKSGAVVSSGAPVKVVTPEVLREVFAIEADIITDPRTGGPLCLPYELANGSEKKPTNIKALAAAY; from the coding sequence ATGGCTGATCGTTTATCAACCCAAGACTTAACCATCGGCTATGGGGATCAAACAATCGTCGATAAGCTGAATTTATCTGTACCGAATGGGAAAATCACTGCCTTGGTAGGAGCGAATGGTTCTGGCAAGTCAACCATTTTGAAGACGATGGCACGCATCATGAAACCTATGAGTGGGGGAGTGATGCTTGACGGGCAGATGATTCATACAAAATCAACTAAAGAAGTGGCCAAGGAATTAGCCATTCTTCCCCAAAATCCGACCGCACCAGACGGATTAACTGTATACGAGCTGGTCGGCTATGGTCGCTATCCGCATCAAAAAGGAATGGGCACCATGACCAAGGAAGACCGCAAAATCATTCACTGGGCGATAAAAGTAACCGGAATGACGGAATTTTATGATCGGGCTGTTGATCAGTTATCAGGAGGGCAGCGTCAGCGGGCATGGATTGCCATGGCGCTTGCCCAGCAGACAAGCATCTTGTTTCTTGATGAACCGACGACTTTTTTGGATATGGCCCATCAGCTTGAAGTACTAAAATTGCTGCAAAAGCTGAATAGAGAAGAACAGAGGACAATTATAATGGTCGTTCACGATTTGAATCATGCGGCTAGATTTGCCCATCATATGGTGGCGATCAAATCAGGAGCTGTAGTGAGTTCTGGAGCACCAGTAAAGGTGGTTACCCCTGAAGTGCTGCGCGAGGTATTTGCGATCGAAGCAGATATTATCACGGATCCACGTACAGGCGGCCCGCTTTGCTTGCCATATGAATTAGCAAATGGATCGGAAAAGAAACCAACAAACATAAAAGCATTAGCAGCAGCTTACTAA
- a CDS encoding ABC transporter substrate-binding protein, which produces MFNRNIKRSGSWLLMFCLLLFLAACSSEGANNTSTNEVKEEQTSEQPAEQTAEKDMKKTRIISTVTGDVEVPTHPERVIVDWDLGHVLALGVEPVGASKTILEYGRFLEPYVTDQTQDIGGDGQVSVEKMLALNPDLIITWDPKMVEKYSKVAPTVVYDTGKYDNIHDEITAMGEILNRQKEAEEWLTSFEERVEVAKEKIRGVIPEDATFSIIDVATTKSTIVVGESGERGGDALYQILGVTPHPRVKSDIIDKGEIRLDVSWEKVGDYAGDYVFMVRNDVGSELELPSVWNSLDAVKNKRVYELDMKKYFTSDPLSALLQAEEMAALLTGGPK; this is translated from the coding sequence ATGTTCAATCGGAATATAAAAAGATCAGGATCTTGGCTGCTTATGTTTTGCCTGTTGCTCTTTCTTGCCGCTTGTTCAAGCGAAGGCGCCAACAATACAAGTACAAATGAAGTGAAAGAAGAACAAACATCAGAACAGCCAGCTGAACAAACAGCAGAAAAAGATATGAAGAAGACACGAATCATTTCCACGGTAACAGGTGATGTTGAAGTTCCTACCCATCCTGAGCGTGTTATTGTCGACTGGGATCTTGGCCATGTGCTGGCACTAGGGGTAGAGCCAGTTGGGGCTTCCAAAACGATTCTAGAGTATGGACGGTTTCTTGAGCCGTACGTAACAGATCAGACCCAAGATATCGGTGGGGATGGTCAAGTATCTGTAGAAAAAATGCTTGCATTAAATCCTGATTTAATTATTACTTGGGATCCTAAAATGGTTGAGAAATATAGTAAAGTAGCCCCGACCGTCGTGTATGATACAGGGAAATATGACAACATTCATGATGAAATTACGGCAATGGGTGAAATATTGAATAGACAAAAAGAAGCTGAAGAATGGCTCACTTCTTTTGAAGAACGTGTCGAAGTCGCCAAGGAAAAAATAAGAGGAGTGATTCCAGAAGATGCTACCTTTTCCATTATTGATGTGGCTACTACGAAATCCACCATTGTTGTCGGTGAGTCGGGAGAGCGTGGTGGAGATGCCCTGTATCAGATTTTGGGCGTTACGCCGCATCCTCGAGTAAAGAGCGACATCATTGATAAGGGAGAAATCAGACTTGATGTATCGTGGGAAAAGGTAGGCGACTACGCTGGTGATTATGTCTTTATGGTTAGAAATGATGTGGGGAGCGAACTCGAATTGCCAAGCGTTTGGAATTCGCTCGATGCTGTGAAGAATAAGCGTGTATATGAACTAGATATGAAAAAATATTTTACGAGTGATCCATTATCAGCACTGTTACAAGCAGAGGAAATGGCAGCACTGTTAACAGGGGGACCGAAATGA
- a CDS encoding NAD(P)/FAD-dependent oxidoreductase, with protein MTEELELFDVTIVGGGPAGLYTAFYSGMRDLKTKIIEYGPELGGRMLIYPEKMIWDVGGVTPILCEQLIARLEEQARTFDPTIVLNQKVEGLEKLQDGTFMLTTATGEKHHTKTVILAIGYGVLTMQKLEIEGADRYEVTNLHYTVQELDVFRDKHVLISGGGNSAVDWANELEPIAASVTVVHRRNDFGGLEKNVIKMKESSVDVRTPYEVVQLHGNEDMIDHVTISHSETGEMERISVDAVIVNHGLKCDYGALTEWGLEMEDDVAVVNAKRETNIPGIYGAGDFIDHESKVRYIAGAFTDGVLALNSAKLHIDPDAPKAAYVSSHNIRFKERNKQLGLHDEDYREVKG; from the coding sequence ATGACGGAGGAGTTAGAGTTATTTGACGTAACGATTGTTGGTGGGGGACCTGCCGGGTTGTATACCGCTTTTTATAGTGGAATGCGTGATTTAAAAACCAAAATTATTGAGTATGGACCAGAGCTTGGGGGAAGAATGCTCATTTATCCAGAGAAGATGATATGGGATGTGGGTGGAGTTACGCCAATTCTATGTGAACAATTAATCGCTCGATTAGAAGAGCAAGCAAGAACTTTTGATCCAACTATCGTATTGAATCAGAAGGTCGAAGGGCTAGAGAAATTGCAGGATGGAACCTTTATGTTAACGACGGCAACTGGTGAGAAGCATCATACAAAAACGGTTATCTTAGCAATCGGGTATGGTGTACTAACTATGCAGAAGCTGGAAATCGAAGGAGCAGACCGCTATGAGGTCACAAATTTACACTACACGGTACAAGAGCTTGACGTATTTCGTGACAAGCATGTGCTGATATCTGGCGGAGGAAACTCAGCGGTTGATTGGGCTAATGAATTAGAACCCATCGCTGCAAGTGTAACCGTCGTGCATCGACGCAACGACTTTGGCGGACTCGAAAAGAATGTTATTAAAATGAAAGAATCTTCTGTGGATGTACGTACACCTTATGAAGTTGTACAGCTGCACGGTAATGAAGATATGATCGATCACGTAACCATTTCTCATTCGGAAACAGGTGAAATGGAGAGAATCTCTGTGGATGCCGTTATTGTCAATCATGGGTTGAAGTGTGATTACGGCGCATTAACCGAATGGGGATTGGAGATGGAAGATGATGTAGCGGTTGTGAATGCCAAAAGGGAAACGAATATCCCTGGTATTTATGGCGCAGGAGACTTCATTGATCATGAGAGCAAGGTGAGATATATTGCTGGGGCCTTTACAGATGGAGTTCTCGCATTAAATAGTGCTAAGTTACATATCGACCCAGATGCACCGAAAGCGGCATACGTTTCTTCACATAATATCCGGTTTAAAGAACGAAACAAACAGCTTGGGTTGCATGATGAAGATTACAGAGAAGTAAAAGGGTAG
- a CDS encoding GNAT family N-acetyltransferase, with product MIDKRSLTYIQAVRDMIIREIQEQDNKAIENVIRTCLKEYGGDRAGLAWEDPLLGSLSEVYRGNNSRYWVAEHHGRIVGGCGIGPMDKLEGVCELQKMYCLQEARGTGIAHKLMNTALEFAQTCYEQCYLETLSNMEAANRFYQKYNFVKLNKPLGDTGHFSCDIWYLKDLHSS from the coding sequence ATGATAGATAAACGTTCCCTTACATACATTCAGGCGGTGAGAGATATGATCATAAGAGAGATTCAAGAGCAGGACAATAAAGCTATCGAGAACGTCATTAGAACTTGTTTAAAAGAATATGGCGGAGATCGAGCGGGCTTGGCGTGGGAAGATCCACTACTGGGCTCTTTATCAGAAGTCTATAGAGGAAACAACTCCAGGTACTGGGTTGCCGAACATCATGGTAGGATTGTAGGCGGCTGCGGCATCGGCCCAATGGACAAGCTTGAAGGTGTCTGTGAGCTGCAGAAGATGTACTGCCTGCAAGAGGCAAGGGGAACCGGAATCGCACACAAGCTCATGAATACGGCACTAGAGTTTGCACAAACATGTTATGAACAGTGTTACCTCGAAACCTTAAGCAATATGGAAGCTGCAAACCGCTTTTACCAGAAATACAACTTCGTAAAGCTAAACAAGCCCCTTGGTGACACCGGGCATTTTTCATGCGATATATGGTACCTTAAAGATCTTCACTCAAGCTAA
- a CDS encoding winged helix-turn-helix transcriptional regulator, whose protein sequence is MVSDKCPIEVSIEVLGGKWKPFILYYLLNGTKRFSELQRYIPSVSPKVLTQQLRDLEEDGIIVRHVYPIVPPKVEYSLTTYGESIRPVIDILFNWGTSHLELSRIESTCNHKLAKVK, encoded by the coding sequence ATGGTATCGGATAAATGCCCGATTGAAGTGTCGATTGAAGTACTTGGGGGGAAATGGAAACCGTTTATTTTGTATTATCTGCTCAATGGCACTAAGCGATTTTCGGAGCTGCAGCGATATATTCCCAGTGTCTCTCCGAAAGTACTAACTCAGCAACTTCGTGATCTTGAGGAGGATGGAATTATTGTTAGACATGTGTATCCGATTGTTCCACCCAAAGTTGAATATTCTTTAACTACCTATGGTGAATCCATTCGTCCTGTAATTGATATTCTTTTCAATTGGGGAACAAGTCATTTGGAACTAAGCAGGATAGAATCAACCTGTAATCACAAACTAGCTAAAGTCAAGTGA
- a CDS encoding helix-turn-helix domain-containing protein, protein MDIGSNIRAIRKRKNITIAQICEETGLSQGFLSQVETNKTSPSIATLENIAQALKVPLAYLLLKKEERMGIVRKEERKITTSGVENLKVEHLSSTKNVRMMLVEFPPGASTGEVPHAHEGEEVHVVIKGKIYAEQGEDHAEFGEGDSFSWNACTPHLVKNIGDEQAIVLISVYTETDHQGDLL, encoded by the coding sequence ATGGACATCGGCTCCAACATACGAGCAATCCGAAAACGCAAAAACATTACTATCGCTCAAATTTGCGAAGAAACAGGCTTATCCCAAGGCTTCTTAAGCCAGGTTGAAACGAATAAAACCTCACCATCTATCGCGACGTTAGAAAATATTGCACAAGCATTGAAGGTACCTCTGGCTTATTTATTGTTGAAAAAAGAAGAACGTATGGGTATTGTTCGAAAAGAGGAAAGAAAGATCACGACAAGCGGAGTCGAGAATTTAAAGGTAGAGCATCTGAGCTCTACTAAAAATGTAAGAATGATGCTTGTTGAGTTCCCTCCCGGAGCTTCAACGGGTGAAGTTCCGCATGCTCATGAGGGTGAAGAAGTACATGTGGTCATTAAAGGGAAAATCTACGCCGAGCAAGGGGAAGATCACGCTGAGTTTGGGGAGGGGGATTCATTCTCCTGGAACGCCTGCACACCCCATTTGGTAAAAAATATCGGTGATGAACAAGCGATTGTATTAATTTCCGTCTACACAGAAACAGATCATCAAGGGGATTTGCTGTAA
- a CDS encoding DoxX family protein, whose product MTKMTGVSTIMRVVLGIIFLVHGVSKFQMGLGNVDAWFSSMGIPGFMAYVAAIIELVGGIMLIVGLFTRSVSALLVLIMIGAIVTVKLSAGLLGNDQSPGYELEIALMLISLHLLVAEPTALSVDHFIRNKRSAAIQK is encoded by the coding sequence ATGACGAAAATGACAGGGGTATCTACTATTATGCGCGTGGTGCTGGGAATTATATTTCTTGTCCACGGAGTAAGTAAGTTTCAAATGGGGTTAGGCAATGTGGACGCGTGGTTTAGCTCGATGGGCATTCCTGGATTTATGGCGTATGTTGCCGCAATTATTGAACTGGTCGGGGGTATTATGCTTATTGTCGGATTGTTTACCCGCTCTGTCTCGGCTCTGCTTGTCCTCATCATGATTGGCGCAATTGTTACAGTAAAGCTGTCTGCAGGACTGCTTGGAAACGATCAGTCGCCTGGGTACGAGTTGGAAATCGCTTTGATGCTCATCTCCTTGCATCTATTAGTAGCGGAACCTACAGCTCTTTCGGTTGATCATTTTATTCGTAACAAGCGCAGTGCCGCAATCCAAAAATAA
- a CDS encoding alpha/beta hydrolase, with product MTPAYQYDIQLPRHMDPDKTYPTIFTLHGKGSNEEDMSGLAAPLAADFIMIHIRGNLMFGPGYQFYELKSLGNPVREMFDQAVQQLEKFIHYASDKYPVDVNRRYVLGFSQGAILSMTLALTMGDRLKGIVALNGYVPDFVKGEYSLQSVRDVSVFLSHGELDPVFPISIGHETAAYFQPRTPHLTFNTYPAAHGVSEENQRDFVRWLKQDVSI from the coding sequence ATGACACCAGCTTACCAATATGACATTCAACTGCCACGTCATATGGATCCGGACAAAACATACCCAACCATCTTTACACTGCATGGGAAGGGATCTAATGAGGAAGATATGTCTGGTTTGGCTGCTCCATTGGCCGCCGATTTTATTATGATCCATATTCGAGGGAATCTTATGTTTGGTCCTGGGTACCAATTTTATGAGTTAAAGAGTTTAGGAAATCCGGTTCGGGAGATGTTTGATCAAGCGGTTCAGCAGCTGGAAAAATTCATCCATTATGCGTCGGATAAATACCCAGTCGATGTAAACAGGCGTTATGTGCTCGGCTTTAGCCAAGGCGCGATCTTATCAATGACACTTGCGCTTACGATGGGGGATCGACTGAAAGGAATTGTCGCGTTAAACGGATATGTGCCTGACTTTGTAAAGGGAGAGTACTCACTGCAATCGGTTAGAGACGTATCAGTATTTCTCTCTCACGGGGAGTTAGATCCGGTATTTCCTATTTCGATCGGGCACGAGACAGCAGCTTATTTTCAACCACGGACACCGCATCTGACTTTCAATACCTATCCAGCCGCTCATGGCGTCTCGGAGGAGAATCAACGTGATTTTGTTAGATGGTTGAAGCAGGATGTTAGTATTTAA